In one window of Puniceicoccaceae bacterium DNA:
- the metF gene encoding methylenetetrahydrofolate reductase [NAD(P)H] has translation MNATIPVMHMRDILSTNGTLFSFEFFPPKSERAAASLYQTISELQPYEPAFVSVTYGAGGTTREATLGLVLRLAQETNLNTIPHLTCVGHTQKDIEVLLEKYAEAGVNNLLALRGDFPKGTHISAAGEFPYAADLVAFIRRFSERHGHDFGIGVAGFPEGHPETPNRLREMDHLKAKVDAGADYICTQLFFENADFYDFQGRCELAGIDVPILAGIMPVTSLNGLKRMAELAGGSRIPARLLRALSRTNGDESRIRHVGIHHATTQCADLIHQGAKGIHFYTLNQSTATLEVFRGLGLKRETDIELQSGSSRISNNREDT, from the coding sequence ATGAATGCAACAATACCAGTGATGCACATGCGCGATATCCTTTCGACAAATGGCACGCTATTTTCATTTGAGTTTTTCCCACCCAAATCGGAACGGGCGGCCGCATCGCTCTATCAGACCATCTCCGAGCTGCAACCCTACGAACCTGCATTCGTCAGTGTGACCTATGGAGCAGGAGGAACGACTCGTGAAGCGACGCTCGGACTCGTTCTTCGGCTGGCACAGGAGACAAACCTGAACACCATTCCGCACCTTACCTGCGTCGGTCATACCCAAAAGGACATCGAAGTGCTTCTCGAGAAATATGCCGAAGCAGGGGTGAACAATCTACTGGCACTGCGCGGTGATTTCCCCAAAGGGACTCACATTTCCGCTGCGGGAGAGTTCCCTTATGCCGCCGATCTGGTGGCGTTTATCCGCCGATTTTCAGAACGACATGGGCATGATTTCGGGATTGGTGTTGCTGGGTTTCCCGAAGGACACCCTGAAACTCCCAATCGCTTACGCGAAATGGACCATCTCAAGGCCAAGGTCGATGCGGGAGCGGACTATATCTGCACGCAGCTGTTCTTTGAAAATGCAGACTTTTATGATTTTCAGGGTCGCTGCGAACTCGCGGGTATCGATGTTCCAATTCTGGCTGGCATCATGCCTGTGACGAGTCTGAACGGGTTAAAGCGCATGGCAGAACTGGCCGGAGGAAGCCGTATCCCGGCAAGGTTGCTGCGAGCACTCTCACGTACAAATGGCGATGAATCCCGTATTCGTCACGTTGGCATTCATCATGCAACTACCCAGTGTGCCGACCTGATCCATCAAGGTGCGAAGGGAATCCATTTCTACACCCTCAACCAATCGACTGCGACATTGGAGGTTTTTCGCGGACTCGGACTCAAACGGGAAACCGACATCGAGCTTCAAAGTGGATCTTCCAGGATTTCCAACAATCGCGAAGACACATAG
- a CDS encoding Fic family protein codes for MKQAGRTATGEWKAIEEGGFAFHPDPLPPKIEWDVALVSALSRADIEIGKLTGEAKRLPNPHVLIRPYARREAVYSSKIEGTQATLGEILAVEAGAKVERSPDDIREVNNYVQALEYGLERVHALPISKRLILELHEILMQGVRGDHAHPGKFRTIQNWIGPLGCSIKNASFVPPPPQHLQDCLNEWERYVHEGDLPVLLHAALIHYQFETIHPFLDGNGRIGRLLITLLLIERGIMDGPFLYLSASFEANRTQYYQCLREVSENGDWKQWFLFFLNAVEHQAGDAMKRSQLINAQLDEWRNQLHGKRPVILPRILDLIATNPYLTARKVQSALEVAYNTASKAIQVLQSEDILIPVDDRQRDRVYVSSRLLEILEDPL; via the coding sequence ATGAAACAGGCAGGACGTACAGCAACGGGTGAATGGAAGGCGATTGAAGAGGGAGGTTTTGCCTTTCACCCGGATCCGCTGCCTCCCAAGATCGAATGGGATGTCGCCTTGGTCTCTGCCCTTTCCCGGGCAGATATTGAGATCGGTAAATTGACGGGTGAGGCGAAACGATTGCCAAACCCGCATGTCTTGATCAGGCCCTATGCTCGGCGGGAGGCAGTGTATTCATCCAAAATTGAAGGCACTCAGGCAACATTGGGAGAAATTCTTGCGGTGGAAGCAGGGGCGAAAGTGGAACGCAGCCCGGATGACATACGGGAAGTGAACAACTATGTGCAGGCGCTTGAGTATGGTCTCGAACGGGTGCATGCACTGCCGATCTCGAAACGCCTGATTCTGGAGTTACATGAAATCCTGATGCAAGGCGTGCGGGGGGATCATGCGCATCCTGGCAAATTTCGAACGATTCAAAACTGGATCGGACCTCTTGGGTGTAGCATAAAAAACGCTTCCTTTGTGCCTCCGCCACCCCAACACTTGCAGGACTGTTTGAACGAATGGGAGCGCTATGTGCATGAAGGCGATTTGCCAGTTTTGCTGCATGCTGCCCTGATTCACTACCAGTTTGAGACCATTCACCCGTTTCTGGACGGAAATGGCCGTATAGGGCGTTTGTTGATCACCCTGCTGCTCATTGAGCGCGGCATCATGGACGGACCTTTTTTATACCTGAGTGCTTCCTTTGAAGCGAATCGGACTCAGTATTACCAGTGTTTGCGGGAGGTGAGTGAAAATGGGGACTGGAAGCAATGGTTCTTGTTTTTCCTCAATGCGGTGGAACATCAAGCCGGAGATGCGATGAAGCGCAGTCAGTTGATCAATGCACAGCTGGATGAGTGGAGGAACCAGCTGCACGGGAAACGACCTGTGATTTTGCCACGCATTCTGGATCTGATCGCGACCAATCCTTACCTCACGGCTCGCAAGGTACAGTCCGCTCTGGAAGTTGCATACAACACAGCTTCCAAAGCGATCCAAGTCCTTCAGAGTGAGGATATCCTGATTCCCGTGGATGATCGTCAGCGTGACCGCGTCTATGTGTCTTCGCGATTGTTGGAAATCCTGGAAGATCCACTTTGA
- a CDS encoding nucleotidyl transferase AbiEii/AbiGii toxin family protein: protein MNLHTEAVPEPLWNLLQELMKDPHLSDFTLVGGTALALHYGHRQSVDIDLFCDHSFDPSKLGLSLTEHFQLVHTSIESNSVSGVINGIKIDFMAHRYAMIAPILEQDSIRLCSVEDIAAMKLNAIANRGSKKDFWDLFELMQHFERSQLLGFFQEKYPKANLWTVEKSLSWFEDADLDPDPRCLKGYTWAKIRSAISEWNRL, encoded by the coding sequence ATGAACCTGCATACCGAAGCCGTCCCTGAACCATTGTGGAATCTCTTGCAGGAACTGATGAAAGATCCTCACTTGAGCGACTTCACTCTCGTTGGAGGCACAGCCTTGGCCTTGCATTACGGACATCGACAATCCGTCGACATCGATTTATTCTGTGATCATTCGTTTGATCCATCGAAACTGGGTCTATCGCTAACAGAACACTTTCAACTGGTTCACACTTCCATCGAATCCAATTCGGTTTCGGGTGTGATCAACGGCATCAAGATCGACTTCATGGCGCACCGTTATGCAATGATTGCACCCATCCTGGAACAGGACAGTATTCGCCTGTGTTCGGTCGAGGACATCGCCGCCATGAAACTCAACGCCATTGCCAATCGTGGCAGCAAAAAGGACTTCTGGGATCTCTTTGAACTCATGCAGCATTTTGAACGCTCGCAATTGCTCGGATTCTTTCAAGAGAAGTACCCCAAGGCAAACCTCTGGACCGTCGAAAAATCACTATCGTGGTTTGAAGATGCTGACCTTGATCCCGATCCTCGCTGTTTGAAAGGTTACACCTGGGCGAAAATTCGTTCAGCGATTTCCGAGTGGAATCGCCTATGA
- the metE gene encoding 5-methyltetrahydropteroyltriglutamate--homocysteine S-methyltransferase, which translates to MVKIHNLGYPRMGAKRELKFALERYWKGESTLADLKQTGAELRHRHWRDQSMLDFVPVGDFSFYDHVLDMSFTLGNLPERVSGFSGDALDNSFRVARGRSANTAIAESESCGCGAVAAGEMTKWLDTNYHYIVPEFTAKTRFELDPSRLLEQIQEAQEQGHTPKPVLLGPVSYLALGKSKDGSHKLQLLPELLHTYKELLEALSRQNIEWVQIDEPILVTDLDAAWVDALQTAYQEFSACRIKLLLTCYFGQLRENLTVVAQLPVSGVHLDAVNAWDEVETLIDSLPQDRIVSLGIINGRNVWKSDLVAILDGLEPLAKRLKDRLWLAPSCSLLHVPVDLESEEKLDPEIRSWLAFAKQKLVELEILRKALNEGRESVREALRENAAAMDSRRNSSRVHQAGVQEALKTISPELGQRKSHYAIRAELQSARLQLPRFPTTTIGSFPQTQSIRNVRSQYKKGKLDEALYTEAMRHEIAQCVKAQESLGLDVLVHGEPERNDMVEYFGEQLNGYAFTEFGWVQSYGSRCVKPPILFGDISRPKAMTVDWMTYAQSLTSKPMKGMLTGPVTLLNWSFVRDDQPRSTTCKQLALAIREEVLDLERVGIAIVQIDEAALREGLPLRRSQWQEYLDWAVESFRITANGVADETQIHTHMCYSEFNDIIASIAAMDADVITIETSRSDMELLDVFDDFQYPNAIGPGVYDIHTPNIPTVESIVNLMEKAASRIPSERLWVNPDCGLKTRQWKEVIPSLTHMVDAARKLRESALVNAFESQF; encoded by the coding sequence ATGGTGAAGATCCACAACTTGGGCTACCCACGCATGGGAGCAAAACGAGAACTGAAATTTGCGCTGGAGCGTTATTGGAAGGGCGAATCCACGCTGGCAGACTTGAAGCAGACAGGAGCTGAGCTGCGTCACCGCCACTGGCGAGACCAGTCCATGCTCGATTTTGTTCCGGTTGGGGATTTTTCGTTTTACGATCATGTCCTGGACATGAGCTTTACCTTGGGGAATTTGCCCGAGCGGGTGAGCGGATTTTCGGGTGATGCATTGGACAACTCCTTCAGAGTCGCGCGGGGTCGTTCTGCCAATACTGCCATCGCAGAGTCTGAATCATGCGGATGCGGTGCGGTGGCAGCAGGTGAAATGACAAAATGGCTGGATACCAATTATCACTACATTGTTCCTGAGTTTACGGCCAAAACGCGTTTTGAACTCGATCCTTCGCGTTTGCTGGAGCAAATCCAGGAGGCCCAAGAACAGGGTCACACGCCAAAACCCGTGTTGCTGGGACCTGTTTCCTATCTTGCCCTTGGAAAATCGAAAGATGGTTCCCATAAACTGCAGCTGCTCCCGGAATTGCTCCATACTTACAAGGAATTGCTGGAAGCGTTATCCCGGCAGAACATCGAATGGGTGCAGATCGATGAACCGATTTTGGTAACGGATTTGGATGCAGCATGGGTGGATGCCCTGCAAACCGCGTATCAAGAATTCTCCGCTTGTCGCATCAAACTTCTGCTGACCTGTTATTTTGGCCAACTCCGGGAAAACCTGACTGTGGTTGCGCAATTACCGGTATCAGGGGTGCATCTGGATGCCGTAAATGCATGGGATGAAGTGGAAACCTTGATCGATTCCCTGCCCCAAGACAGGATTGTCTCGCTCGGCATCATCAACGGACGCAATGTCTGGAAGTCGGATCTGGTCGCCATACTCGATGGCTTGGAACCGTTGGCAAAACGGCTCAAAGATCGCCTCTGGCTGGCTCCATCGTGCTCCTTGCTCCACGTACCGGTAGACTTGGAATCCGAAGAAAAGCTGGACCCGGAAATCCGTTCCTGGTTGGCATTTGCGAAGCAAAAACTCGTCGAACTGGAAATCCTCAGAAAAGCCTTGAATGAAGGCCGTGAGAGCGTTCGTGAGGCGCTGCGGGAAAATGCAGCTGCAATGGATTCCCGCAGAAACTCCAGTCGGGTTCACCAGGCGGGAGTTCAAGAAGCACTCAAAACCATCTCTCCGGAACTCGGACAGCGAAAGAGCCACTATGCCATACGCGCCGAGTTACAATCTGCACGCCTCCAGCTTCCGCGTTTTCCAACGACGACGATTGGGTCGTTTCCGCAAACCCAAAGCATTCGCAATGTTCGCAGTCAGTATAAAAAAGGAAAGCTGGATGAAGCACTTTACACCGAAGCCATGCGCCATGAGATTGCCCAGTGTGTGAAGGCGCAGGAGTCTTTGGGACTGGATGTTCTGGTGCATGGAGAACCTGAGCGCAACGACATGGTTGAGTATTTCGGGGAACAACTCAACGGCTATGCATTCACCGAATTTGGCTGGGTGCAAAGTTACGGTTCCCGCTGTGTGAAGCCTCCTATCCTATTTGGAGACATCTCCCGGCCCAAAGCCATGACCGTGGATTGGATGACCTACGCACAGTCACTCACCTCAAAACCGATGAAAGGCATGCTGACGGGACCCGTCACCCTGCTGAACTGGTCCTTTGTCAGAGACGACCAACCCAGATCAACCACCTGCAAACAGCTTGCACTTGCGATTCGCGAAGAGGTCTTGGATCTTGAAAGAGTCGGCATTGCGATTGTGCAAATTGACGAAGCTGCCCTGCGTGAAGGATTGCCGCTGCGGCGATCCCAATGGCAGGAATACCTCGACTGGGCCGTGGAGTCCTTTCGCATTACTGCAAACGGGGTGGCGGACGAGACTCAAATCCACACGCACATGTGTTATTCCGAGTTCAATGACATCATCGCATCCATTGCTGCGATGGACGCAGATGTCATCACCATCGAAACCTCCCGTTCTGACATGGAATTGCTGGATGTATTTGACGACTTCCAATACCCAAACGCAATTGGGCCGGGGGTATACGATATTCACACGCCCAATATTCCAACTGTTGAATCCATTGTGAACCTGATGGAAAAAGCTGCCAGCCGTATTCCTTCCGAGCGACTTTGGGTAAACCCGGATTGTGGTCTGAAAACCCGGCAGTGGAAAGAAGTCATTCCATCGTTGACTCACATGGTGGATGCGGCCCGGAAGCTACGCGAATCTGCCTTGGTAAATGCTTTTGAATCCCAGTTCTAA